Proteins encoded together in one Chitinophaga sp. LS1 window:
- a CDS encoding DUF6934 family protein, whose protein sequence is MFVKLDFDRVYQVDVEKGNEGFFYTVLRSGRKKRIKMQIDDKPQELFNDTYNLAFGPVDRKGRIKDMESINHADYSMAFSTILNFAKGYLDRNPYRMVGLDGSTNSRAYYYFRMIKQNYDYLSERFVMYGIKYYVRVKRKGTGFYENPFDFRDIETLFEKLDKEELEKNRELETMFNYFTFEKIHK, encoded by the coding sequence ATGTTTGTTAAGCTTGATTTTGATAGGGTATATCAGGTTGATGTTGAGAAAGGGAATGAGGGATTTTTTTATACGGTTTTGAGGAGTGGAAGAAAAAAGAGGATCAAAATGCAAATAGACGATAAGCCGCAGGAACTATTTAATGATACGTATAATCTGGCATTTGGCCCGGTGGATAGAAAGGGGCGAATAAAAGATATGGAGAGTATAAATCATGCTGATTATTCCATGGCGTTTTCGACCATTTTGAATTTTGCAAAAGGGTATTTAGATAGAAATCCTTATCGCATGGTTGGTTTAGATGGATCAACCAATTCCAGGGCTTACTACTACTTCCGGATGATTAAGCAGAATTATGATTATTTGAGTGAGCGATTTGTGATGTATGGTATTAAATATTACGTGAGGGTAAAAAGGAAAGGAACAGGATTTTATGAAAACCCATTTGATTTCAGGGATATAGAAACTCTGTTCGAGAAGTTAGATAAAGAAGAATTAGAAAAAAATAGAGAGTTAGAAACGATGTTTAATTATTTCACTTTTGAAAAAATACATAAATGA